A single region of the Streptomyces sp. NBC_01262 genome encodes:
- a CDS encoding type II secretion system F family protein: MNSGLVASVHSLGIVLLVCVAGLCAAGEVLGARRERAAWRRLQRLTGRPPGRTSAPALFRLPEALRTWLPVAGAGLGAAVLVGGLPGCVAGAGAAYGIRRWQRRLRLRPAAERSADEARQLPLAADLIAACLAAGAGPREAADAVGRSLGGPLGQALTRIAAELRLGGDPAACWGRLGSHDLGRCLERASSTGIPPVSEVSRLAAGYRAERSRAALARARRAAVLATAPLGLCFLPAFLLIGVAPVVMGLAGSIIAADFI; the protein is encoded by the coding sequence ATGAACAGCGGCCTCGTCGCATCCGTCCACAGCCTGGGGATTGTGCTGCTCGTCTGCGTGGCCGGTCTCTGCGCCGCCGGTGAGGTGCTCGGCGCCCGGCGTGAGCGCGCCGCCTGGCGACGCCTCCAGCGGCTGACCGGGCGGCCGCCCGGGCGTACGTCGGCACCGGCGCTGTTCCGGCTCCCGGAGGCGCTGCGGACCTGGCTGCCGGTCGCCGGGGCCGGACTGGGGGCGGCGGTCCTGGTCGGCGGCCTGCCAGGCTGTGTCGCGGGAGCCGGCGCCGCCTACGGCATACGGCGCTGGCAGCGCCGCCTTCGGCTGCGCCCGGCCGCCGAGCGGTCGGCCGACGAAGCCCGGCAGCTCCCGCTCGCCGCCGACCTCATAGCGGCCTGCCTGGCCGCCGGGGCCGGTCCCCGTGAGGCTGCCGACGCGGTCGGCCGCTCCCTCGGCGGTCCGCTGGGCCAGGCGCTCACGCGCATCGCGGCCGAGCTCCGCCTCGGTGGCGACCCGGCTGCCTGCTGGGGCCGCCTCGGCTCCCACGACCTGGGGCGCTGTCTCGAACGCGCCTCCTCCACAGGCATCCCGCCGGTCAGCGAGGTCTCCCGCCTCGCCGCGGGCTACCGCGCGGAGCGCTCCCGCGCCGCGCTCGCCCGCGCCCGCCGGGCCGCCGTCCTGGCCACGGCCCCGCTGGGGCTGTGCTTCCTGCCGGCCTTCCTGCTCATCGGGGTCGCCCCCGTGGTCATGGGCCTGGCGGGGTCGATCATCGCCGCCGATTTCATCTGA
- the ssd gene encoding septum site-determining protein Ssd gives MAESFTGDRRTATAGVPGGPLIVTDDEALLDDLLRLCAAAGAQPEVAFAAPPRAGSWETAPLVLVGAARDERGTWAARIRRLRGAGRRGGVLLVGRDLDDPDVWRQAVDIGADHVIFLPDAENWLVDRIADAAEGIGAPALTVGVIGGRGGAGASTLACALAVTAARSGRRTMLVDADPLGGGLDVLLGAERAGGLRWPDLAESRGRVNSGALEEALPRAHALSVLSWDRGDAVVIPPQAMRSVMGAARRRGGVVVVDLPRRVDEAVTEALAQIDVGLLVVPAELRAVAAAGRVASRIGMVLKDVRVVARGPFGSGYLGDEAIAGLIGLPLAGELPPEPGLPAALDCGDAPGADGRGPLARFCSAFLAEALPGTGTGGSNGSGGGSVAA, from the coding sequence GTGGCTGAATCATTCACAGGTGACCGCCGGACAGCCACCGCCGGTGTGCCGGGCGGACCGCTGATCGTCACCGACGACGAGGCTCTCCTCGACGATCTGCTGAGGCTGTGCGCGGCGGCCGGAGCCCAGCCCGAGGTGGCCTTCGCGGCCCCGCCACGGGCCGGGAGCTGGGAGACCGCGCCACTGGTGCTGGTGGGTGCGGCCCGGGACGAGCGGGGTACCTGGGCCGCGCGGATCCGGCGGCTGCGCGGCGCGGGCCGGCGCGGCGGCGTACTGCTCGTAGGACGAGATCTCGACGACCCCGATGTGTGGCGGCAGGCCGTGGACATCGGAGCCGACCATGTGATCTTCCTGCCCGATGCCGAGAACTGGCTGGTCGACCGGATCGCCGACGCCGCGGAGGGCATCGGCGCCCCGGCCCTCACGGTCGGCGTCATCGGAGGCAGGGGCGGCGCCGGGGCCAGCACTCTGGCCTGCGCCCTCGCCGTCACCGCCGCCCGCTCCGGACGGCGGACCATGCTCGTCGACGCCGACCCGCTCGGCGGTGGCCTCGACGTCCTGCTCGGCGCGGAACGGGCCGGCGGGCTGCGCTGGCCCGACCTGGCCGAATCCCGCGGCAGGGTCAACAGCGGTGCCCTGGAGGAGGCGTTGCCCAGGGCGCACGCGCTGAGCGTGCTGAGCTGGGACCGCGGCGACGCCGTCGTCATCCCGCCGCAGGCCATGCGGTCGGTGATGGGCGCCGCCCGGCGGCGCGGCGGGGTGGTGGTCGTCGACCTGCCGCGCCGCGTCGACGAGGCTGTGACAGAGGCGCTGGCGCAGATCGATGTTGGGCTCCTGGTGGTCCCCGCCGAGCTGCGGGCCGTCGCGGCGGCGGGCCGGGTCGCCTCGCGGATCGGCATGGTCCTCAAGGACGTACGGGTCGTGGCCCGGGGCCCGTTCGGCTCCGGCTATCTCGGCGACGAGGCAATCGCCGGGCTCATCGGCCTCCCGCTCGCCGGGGAGCTGCCGCCCGAGCCCGGCCTGCCCGCCGCGCTGGACTGCGGCGACGCCCCCGGGGCCGACGGACGGGGACCGCTGGCCCGTTTCTGCTCCGCCTTCCTGGCCGAGGCGCTGCCCGGCACCGGTACCGGCGGTTCCAACGGTTCCGGCGGCGGGAGCGTGGCCGCATGA
- a CDS encoding oxidoreductase, with the protein MSTTDPLAVLGSLPGVAESVDSVRKAVDQVYGHRVMRRRSNEVTSEAALRGARGSAALAGADWPLEEVRRRSDFSADPEARTVGAALRLTAEAGQLLSMWRQSPVQALARLHLVAAGGAVPDETVGRPRLAGEKVTDDPLIDAAPALPLPEPEEVAARLDGLAGLLLAGSEAPALVVGAVVHGELLALRPFGSFNGLVARAAQRVVLVGSGLDPKSICPAEVGHAELGRADYLKALEGYVSGTPEGMVAWIAHCGRAVGLGVRESVAVCEALQRGAAS; encoded by the coding sequence ATGAGTACGACAGATCCGCTCGCCGTCCTCGGTTCGCTCCCCGGTGTCGCGGAGTCCGTGGACTCCGTACGGAAGGCCGTGGACCAGGTCTACGGCCACCGGGTGATGCGCCGGCGCTCCAACGAGGTGACCTCCGAGGCGGCGCTGCGCGGCGCGCGCGGCTCGGCGGCGCTGGCCGGAGCCGACTGGCCGCTGGAGGAGGTCCGGCGCAGAAGCGACTTCTCCGCCGACCCTGAAGCGCGCACGGTCGGCGCCGCGCTGCGGCTGACCGCCGAGGCGGGCCAACTGCTCAGCATGTGGCGGCAGTCGCCGGTGCAGGCGCTGGCCAGGCTGCACCTGGTCGCGGCGGGCGGCGCGGTGCCGGACGAGACGGTGGGGCGGCCACGGCTGGCGGGCGAGAAGGTGACCGACGACCCGCTGATCGACGCCGCTCCGGCGCTGCCGCTGCCCGAGCCCGAGGAAGTCGCCGCCCGCCTGGACGGCTTGGCCGGGCTGTTGCTCGCGGGCAGCGAGGCCCCGGCCCTGGTGGTGGGCGCCGTGGTGCACGGCGAACTGCTCGCGCTGCGGCCCTTCGGCTCCTTCAACGGGCTGGTGGCGCGGGCCGCTCAGCGCGTCGTGCTGGTCGGCAGCGGTCTCGACCCCAAGTCCATCTGTCCGGCGGAGGTCGGCCACGCCGAACTCGGGCGCGCGGACTACCTCAAGGCGCTTGAGGGCTATGTCTCCGGCACGCCCGAGGGCATGGTCGCCTGGATCGCGCACTGCGGACGGGCCGTGGGGCTCGGGGTGCGGGAGAGTGTGGCGGTCTGCGAGGCGCTGCAGCGGGGCGCGGCTTCGTAG
- a CDS encoding TadA family conjugal transfer-associated ATPase, protein MSAELLDAVRLRLAASGDEPTPAGVAAALRAQGRLLGDTEVLGVVTALRSEIVGAGPLEPLLAEPEVTDVLVNGPDEVWVDRGAGLERTGVRFKDAAAVRRLAQRLATSAGRRLDDARPWVDARLPDGTRLHAVLPPVVVGAPCLSLRVVRTRAFTLDELIAAGSMDPATASVLRAVLDARLSFVVSGGTGCGKTTLLSCLLGLVAPGERIVLAEDSAELRPRHPHVVRLETRPANQEGMGLVTLRDLVRQALRMRPDRLVVGEVRGPEVTDLLAALNTGHEGGCGTVHANAAGDVPARLEALGSTAGLDRAALHSQLAAALSVVVHLARDRSGRRRVAEIHVLERGRDGLVGTVPAVLGTERGPGWARLAALCERGGA, encoded by the coding sequence ATGAGCGCCGAACTGCTGGACGCCGTACGGCTGCGCCTCGCGGCCTCCGGGGACGAGCCAACCCCGGCCGGCGTCGCCGCAGCGCTGCGCGCGCAGGGGCGGCTGCTGGGCGACACCGAGGTGCTGGGGGTCGTCACCGCCCTGCGGTCCGAGATCGTCGGCGCCGGGCCGCTGGAACCACTGCTCGCCGAACCCGAGGTCACCGACGTCCTGGTCAACGGACCCGACGAGGTGTGGGTCGACCGCGGCGCGGGACTTGAACGGACCGGCGTCCGCTTCAAGGACGCCGCCGCGGTGCGGCGGCTGGCCCAGCGGCTCGCCACCTCCGCGGGCCGCCGGCTCGACGACGCCCGCCCCTGGGTCGACGCCCGGCTCCCCGACGGCACCCGGCTGCACGCCGTGCTGCCGCCGGTCGTGGTCGGCGCCCCCTGCCTGTCGCTCCGTGTCGTACGGACCAGGGCCTTCACCCTCGACGAGCTCATCGCGGCCGGCAGCATGGACCCGGCGACCGCCTCGGTGCTGCGGGCCGTGCTGGACGCCCGGCTGTCCTTCGTCGTCTCGGGCGGCACGGGCTGCGGCAAGACCACGCTGCTGAGCTGTCTGCTCGGCCTGGTCGCCCCCGGCGAACGGATCGTGCTCGCCGAGGACTCGGCGGAGCTGCGCCCGCGTCACCCGCATGTCGTACGGCTGGAGACCCGCCCCGCGAACCAGGAGGGCATGGGCCTGGTCACCCTCCGGGATCTCGTCCGCCAGGCCCTGCGCATGCGGCCGGACCGGCTGGTCGTCGGCGAGGTACGAGGACCCGAGGTGACGGATCTGCTGGCCGCGCTCAACACCGGCCACGAAGGCGGCTGCGGCACCGTGCACGCCAACGCGGCGGGCGATGTCCCGGCCCGGCTGGAAGCCCTCGGATCCACCGCCGGGCTCGACCGGGCCGCGCTGCACAGCCAGTTGGCGGCCGCGCTGTCCGTGGTGGTGCACCTGGCGCGGGACCGCTCGGGGCGGCGCCGGGTCGCCGAGATCCATGTCCTGGAACGGGGCCGGGACGGCCTCGTGGGCACCGTCCCGGCCGTGCTGGGCACCGAACGCGGCCCGGGCTGGGCGCGGTTGGCGGCACTGTGCGAACGGGGAGGCGCGTGA
- a CDS encoding TadE family type IV pilus minor pilin, whose amino-acid sequence MRASDRGYVTAEAATVIPTLLLVAAVLLWGLAAAAAQIRCIDAARAGARAAARAEPDSAALAAARSAAPRDAAVTLDRDGDFVRVRVMAREAALTLRGEATALAERQP is encoded by the coding sequence ATGCGGGCTTCTGACCGCGGCTATGTCACCGCCGAGGCGGCGACCGTCATCCCGACCCTGCTGCTCGTGGCAGCGGTGCTGCTCTGGGGGCTGGCTGCCGCCGCAGCGCAGATCCGCTGCATCGACGCCGCCCGGGCCGGGGCCCGTGCCGCGGCGCGGGCCGAGCCCGACTCGGCTGCGCTGGCCGCGGCCCGTTCCGCCGCCCCGCGCGACGCGGCCGTGACCCTCGACCGTGACGGCGACTTCGTCCGGGTCCGAGTCATGGCCCGGGAGGCGGCGCTCACCCTCCGGGGCGAGGCCACGGCTCTTGCGGAGCGGCAGCCATGA
- a CDS encoding DUF4244 domain-containing protein, whose product MSVRLLERLVKRPLKRLLGRLRVTGEAGMTTAEYAVGTLAACGFAAVLYKVVTSGVVSSALSGLIKRALDAGF is encoded by the coding sequence ATGTCCGTCCGACTCCTCGAACGACTTGTCAAACGCCCCCTCAAGCGACTCCTCGGCCGACTTCGGGTCACCGGCGAGGCCGGGATGACGACCGCCGAGTACGCCGTCGGCACGCTCGCCGCCTGCGGCTTCGCGGCGGTGCTCTACAAGGTCGTGACCAGCGGCGTCGTCAGCTCGGCGCTGAGCGGCCTGATCAAGCGAGCCCTCGATGCGGGCTTCTGA
- a CDS encoding type II secretion system F family protein — MTAQVQVAFAAALCAGGAAWVVGGRDDALRRARVIFGGDAPPAPHPALLGSLRSAVDRFGWQLGREVLCLPAGLLLALLAGSVLPALAGAAAVPLAGRWLRAREREAAVERCAVAVTVLCSALAGDLRAGLAPHAALAGALRRESWPDRPELADAALPLLAAARFGGDVPAALRSAAGQAGAEGLAGLAACWQVAVDGGAGLADGLDRVAAVLRAEHDQRDDLRAQLAGPRSTAAMLALLPALGVLLGTGFGADPLRILLHTPAGLACLLAGGLLEWAGLAWTSRIARSAEGTS; from the coding sequence ATGACCGCGCAGGTGCAGGTGGCGTTCGCGGCGGCGCTGTGCGCGGGCGGGGCCGCGTGGGTGGTGGGCGGGCGGGACGATGCGCTGCGGCGGGCACGGGTGATCTTCGGCGGCGACGCGCCACCGGCCCCGCATCCTGCACTGCTCGGCTCGCTGCGGTCCGCCGTGGACCGCTTCGGCTGGCAGCTCGGCCGCGAAGTGCTTTGCCTGCCCGCCGGGTTGCTGCTCGCGCTGCTCGCCGGGTCCGTTCTGCCGGCCCTGGCCGGGGCGGCCGCGGTGCCGCTGGCCGGACGGTGGCTGCGGGCCCGTGAGCGGGAGGCGGCGGTCGAGCGGTGTGCCGTCGCGGTGACCGTGCTCTGCTCGGCCCTGGCTGGCGACCTGCGGGCGGGGCTTGCCCCGCATGCCGCGCTCGCCGGTGCGCTGCGGCGCGAGAGCTGGCCGGACCGCCCGGAACTGGCCGACGCGGCACTGCCGTTGCTGGCCGCCGCCAGGTTCGGGGGCGATGTGCCCGCCGCGCTGCGGTCCGCCGCCGGCCAGGCGGGGGCGGAAGGACTGGCGGGCCTGGCCGCGTGCTGGCAGGTCGCCGTGGACGGCGGCGCCGGTCTGGCCGACGGCCTGGATCGCGTCGCCGCCGTCCTGCGGGCCGAGCACGACCAGCGGGACGACCTGCGGGCACAACTGGCCGGGCCCCGCTCCACCGCCGCGATGCTCGCCCTGCTTCCCGCCCTCGGCGTCCTCCTCGGCACCGGCTTCGGCGCCGACCCCCTCCGGATTCTCCTGCACACACCGGCCGGCCTGGCCTGCCTGCTCGCCGGCGGCCTTCTGGAGTGGGCGGGGCTCGCCTGGACCAGCCGGATCGCACGGTCGGCGGAGGGCACGTCATGA
- a CDS encoding HAD family hydrolase, translating to MLVLVENHLSPRTAAFFDLDKTVIAKSSTLAFGRSFYQGGLINRRAVLRTAYAQFVFLLGGADHDQMEGMRKYLSELCRGWNVQQVREIVAETLHDLIDPIIYDEAASLIEEHHLAGRDVVIVSASGAEVVEPIGEMLGADHVVATRMVAKDGCYTGEIDHYVYGPAKAEALLGLAESEGYDLERCFAYSDSITDIPMLEAVGHPYAVNPDRALRREAVAREWPVLTFNRPVRLHQRVRGLSIPPRPVLAAAAIGAAAATAGLVWYAARRRRPAMS from the coding sequence ATGCTCGTGCTCGTGGAAAACCACCTGTCTCCGCGCACCGCGGCCTTCTTCGATCTCGACAAGACCGTGATCGCCAAGTCGAGCACGCTGGCCTTCGGCCGGTCCTTCTACCAGGGAGGACTGATCAACCGGCGTGCCGTACTGCGCACCGCCTACGCGCAGTTCGTCTTCCTGCTCGGCGGGGCCGACCACGACCAGATGGAGGGGATGCGCAAGTACCTCTCCGAGCTCTGCCGTGGCTGGAATGTGCAGCAGGTGCGAGAGATCGTGGCCGAGACGCTGCACGACCTCATCGACCCGATCATTTACGACGAGGCGGCCTCCCTCATCGAGGAGCACCACCTCGCCGGCCGCGATGTCGTCATCGTCAGCGCGTCCGGGGCGGAGGTCGTCGAGCCGATCGGCGAGATGCTCGGGGCCGACCATGTCGTGGCCACCCGGATGGTCGCCAAGGACGGCTGCTACACCGGCGAGATCGACCACTACGTCTACGGCCCCGCCAAAGCCGAGGCACTCCTCGGGCTCGCCGAGTCCGAGGGATACGACCTGGAACGGTGCTTCGCCTACAGCGACTCGATCACCGACATCCCGATGCTCGAAGCCGTCGGCCACCCCTACGCCGTCAACCCCGACCGCGCGCTGCGCCGTGAGGCGGTCGCGCGCGAGTGGCCGGTACTGACCTTCAACCGTCCGGTGCGGCTGCACCAGCGGGTGCGCGGCCTGTCCATACCGCCGCGTCCGGTGCTCGCCGCCGCCGCGATCGGAGCGGCCGCCGCCACAGCGGGCCTGGTCTGGTACGCGGCCCGCCGCCGCAGGCCCGCAATGTCCTGA